The Salvia miltiorrhiza cultivar Shanhuang (shh) chromosome 2, IMPLAD_Smil_shh, whole genome shotgun sequence DNA window ctcgccagaggaagcgcacccgccagaggaaccatcctcgccagaggaatcatactcgccagaggaatcacactcgtcagaggaatcacactcgccagaggaatcatactcgccaaaGGAGTCTCGCTCATCAGAGGAGTCTCGCTCGTCAGAGGAGTCTCGCTCATCAGAGGAtccaccttcgccagagaagccaCTTTCGCCAGAAGGAATCAGCAGATGCGCGGTGAAATCTCCCGTGTAAAGACGAATTTACTATCATACCCTCGACCACGTAAGACGCATGCTCCATCGATGAAATTACTGTCTTACCCCCCATATGTAGTCTATAAATAAGCCATGAACTCGTGCTTTGTAACCTACGCTATCATTTACTCTCAATACAGCAATAGTTTTCTCTCGTGTTCTAGCATTCCAATTCCATCTTTGTTCTTCCTCGATCGATCAAACTAGGTATAGTCCATGTTTTTGGGGCCGAGAAAGACGCTGCAATCAGGGAGCAGGTCCAAGGGCTGCTGGAAGCGGGACATATTGAGGAggtgcaatacccagagtggatttCCAATGCCGTGATGGTACCAAAGAAAACAAATTCTTGGAGGATGTGTGTCGACTTCAGAGATTTAAACGTCGCTTGCCCAaaagaccactatcctctgccgaggattgaccagtTGGTAGATTCCACCTCGGGTTGTGCTTTATTGTCTATGATGGATGCATATCAGGGGTACCATCAAGTCAAAATGAATAGAAGGGATATTGCCAAAACGGCCTTCGCCGTCTGCTGTGGGGTGTATGGCTGGAGGAGTATGCCATTCGGCTTGAAAAATACAGGGGCCATGTACCAgcgaatgatggaaaaaattttcaaagaacaacTCTCAAGGAACATTTCagtttatgtagatgatatgttGGTACGCAGTGTCAGAGCGGAGGATCATGTCTCTGACCTGGAAGAGGTCTTCACAGTCATCCGGAACCACCGACTTATGCTGAACCCAGCGAAGTGCACCTTCGGGGTCAccacagggaaattcttggggtacAAAGTCACACCCGCCGGGATTGAAGTCAACTCGGAAAAAGTCAAGGCTATTTTggaaatgacaccacccagagggatcaaggaagtgtagactctgaatgggcgcatcactgctctgagcaggttcatCTCGAGGTCGGCCGAGCGCAGCATGCCGTTCTTCAAAATCTAGAGGAAGGGAACTAAATTCTTGTGGACAGCGGAGTGTcgagcggcatttgaggatctcaaGGTATACCTAGCGAAgctcccgactctgaccaagccggtcccgggagaaaTATTGTATCTATACATAGCCGTGGGGGAGGAATTcgtcagctctgtgcttatcagagaagagggaagtcaTCAGAGGCCAATTTATTTTGTCAGCAAAATCATCCAGGGTCCCGAGCTAAACTTCACAGAAatcgagaaggctgctctggcggtcatggtcacGGCGAGAAAGTTGAGGCCTTATTTCTTATCTCATCGGGTCGTGGTACGCACGGCTTTACCTTTTAGACAAGTGttggggcgcccggatttgtcgggaagaatggtctaGTGGGCCGTGGAGTTGGGAGAATACGACGTGGAGTATGAGCCGAGAACGGCAATCAAAGCACAAGCTCTGGCGGATTTCATCCAAGAAACCACTCGCCGGCCTATTCCAGAATTTTGGGTTGCCTTCATGGATGGGTCAGTCACAAAGGAGGGGTGCGGAATTGGGGTATACATCACCTCACCAGGGTATGGAACATATCAATTCGCTATCAAGTTCACCTGCCGAATGTCTAACAATGAGGCCGAGTATGAGGCTGTGGTCAGAGGGGCGCATATTCTGTCCGAACTCAAGGCTGAATGTGTCATCATCAAGATGGACTCCCAGTTGGTAGCTCAACAATTGTCAGGGGTTTATAATGTCAAGGATCAGCGGATGAAGGCGTACCACGGCAAAATCAACGAAATGAAGCAAAAGTTCATGGAGTTTAAAATCGAGCAGATTTCCCGGGAGGAGAACACAAAAGCGGACTTACTGGCGCGCATGGCCAGCGCTGTGGAACAAACATGGAGTGACGAGAtcattttactctgtgataccagagaaatggggACTTCACAGGTTTTCTCGGTGGAAATCAGGGACGActggcgggctccgattatacactttctcaAGACAGGGGAACGGTTGAGCAAGGAATCTAATCAGCGGGCTCGATATGAGAATTATTGCTTGATTAACGATCAACTTTATAAGCAATCTTTTACCCAACCCTTGTTAAAATGCTTTTCTCCAGAagaagctaattttgctttaaaagaaattcatgcaggttgctgtggtggttACACGGGATTCCGGGATCTCGTACGTaaaatcattcgggcagggttctactGGCCTAACATCAATAAAGATGCCCGGGAATTCGTCCGCAAATGCGAAGCTTGCCAAAGACACGCTGGGAGGATCAATGTTAGGGGAAACTATGGGAGTCATGTACGCTGCCTGCCCATTTGACAAGTGGGGCATCGATATCATCGGGAAATTGCCCACGGCACCAGGGGGCAAATGTTTTCTTATTATCGCAGTGGACTATTTCTCCAAATGGGTCGAGGCCGAGGCCGTAGGAAAGATTGATGAGGTGACAGTGGAACGCTTCATTTGGCGGAACATATGTTGCAGGTTTGGAGTACCAAGGATCATTGTGTCGGACAATGGCACCCAGTTTACAGGGCAAAGGATCGCGGATTTCTGTGACCGGATGGGCATTACTCAACGATTTGTctcggtggctcatccacaagcaAATGGTCAAGTGGAGTTGGCTAACAGGACAATATGTGAGGGGATCAAGAAAAGGctgaatcagagcagagggaaatgGGTGGAGGAGTTAGACACCGTTCtttgggcctaccgaactagcccaaagaTGGCAACAGGAGAGGCACCTTTCACCCTGGTATACGGATCCAATGCagtgataccagcggaggccagACTGGAATCATATCGCATCATTACCTATGATACAGAGCACAATGCCGATCTCCGAAGAACAGAGCTCGACCTTGTTGAAGCACAGCGGGAAGAAGCccaagtcagagcagcgaagtatAAAAGTGTCATCAAAGCAGGATACGACAAGAGGGTCAGAGCACAGAAGCTAGCCAAGGGCGACTTAGTCCTCAAAAGAGCCGACGcattaaaggcagtgggcaagttcgaagccaattgggaaggCCCGATCATCATCACAGAGGTCCTGGGAGGCGGcgcgtacatattgtcggatccagacggTAGAGCTCTTCCCAGACCATGGAACATAAATACGCTCAAAAAGTTTTATGTGTAACTGCTACTCAGCAGGACTGATGaaattgtagaccgaatactctttttccccacaggggttttaacgaggttcggggccatgatatcaataaaattagatacgtggttctagggaattccctggtgttgtttcGTTTATTTTACTTATCGTTTTTTCTGTTACATATGCTAcataacatgttcatgcagagcattgcacatgtcaccagagtggggagtagggtgtatacccgtagtccccaatttacaaattcaaaattgctactcagcaagtcaagggaaaagcagaggaatcattgctatcgtaagccgcgaaagttggttgcacccccagggtcttccatgctccgcgcagagaaaTGGAATGTGAagctgccaccagagcagagggatcatgcggCAAGCAGAGCAAAGGATtgcatttaatcgtaagccgcgaaaattggttgcaccccccgggtcctccatgctccgcgcagacggttactatttaatcgtaagccgcgaaagttggttgcaccccccgggtcctccatgcatgctccgcgcagagggttactacttaatcgtaagccgtgaaagttggttgcaccccccgggtcctccatgctccgcgcagagggttactatttaatcgtaagccgtgaaagttggttgcaccccccgggtcctccatgctccgcgcagagggttactacttaatcgtaatccgcgaaagttggttgcaccccccgggtcctccatgctccgcgcagagggttactatttaatcgtaagccgcaaaagttggttgcaccccccgggtcctccatgctccgcgcagagggttactacttaatcgtaagccgcgaaagttggttgcacgcctcgggtcctccatgctctgcgcagagggttactacttaatcgtaagccgtgaaagttggttgcaccccccgggtcctccatgctccgcgcagagggttactatttaatcgtaagccgtgaaagttggttgcaccccccgggtcctccatgctccgcgcagagggttactatttaattgtaagccgcgaaagttggtttcaccccccgggtcctccatgctccgcgcagagtgttcaagactggatgggaagcagcaaaggaatgcttggatgggaagcagcagcaaaatcctcaccagaggagccAACAAAATccttgccagaggagtcaacaaaatcctcgccagaggagtcaacaaaatcctcgccagaggagtcagccaaatcctcgccagaggagtcagccaaatcctcgccagaggagtcagcgaaatcctcaccagaggagccAGCcgaatcctcaccagaggaattaacaaaatcctcgccagaggagtcaacaaaatcctcaccagaggagccAGCcgaatcctcaccagaggaattaacaaaatcctcgccagaggagtcaacaaaatcctcgccaaaggagtcagcgaaatcctcaccagaggagtcagccaaatcttcaccagaggagtcagccaaatcctcgccagaggagtcagcaaaatcctcgtcagaggggtcagcgaaatcctcaaCAGAGGGGTCAGCGAAATCCTTGCCAGAGGAGCCAGCGGAATCCTCGAAATAGGAGTCATAAAAATCCCAGAGAGGAAGATCAGAGAAACGCTTGGAACAAGCACAGCGGGCCAAACCAAGGACGTTCCTAGCAGCGGAGTCACTCAGACTTCAACAAAAACAGAAATCATACCCCACCTTACAAAAATATACACCACAAAGGGAATGGGAATGCAAGCTCAACATCAACGAGcaacaaaaataacacaaagCACGAAGGAAAGCAGAAGCAGCACAAAAATCCAAAGGTGAGTCAAATGGGGAAGAAATTTCATTCGCAAATGCCAAGGAGGCAAGCTATACATCAAACGCCAGAAATGGGTACTAAGTTTTTACAAATTAAAAGGTTACAAAAATATTCGTTAAGACAGAAGGGAGATCAGGGCCATCAAAAGGGCGGAACGGAGGAGTCTTCAGCGGGAGTAGAGGAGACCGGAGCAGAGTTGACAATGGCAGGGACCTGGTCAGAGGAGGCTTCCTCTGTGAACACCGGCAGCGTGCCAGTATCCCTCACCCTAGGGAGACGAGCTTCTACATCCAACAGCTTCACAGCTTCTTGCACATATGATGTTTCATTTCTGTACAGGTCAAAAAGTTGATCCACCGCGGCGGAGGAGGAAGCAGAATCCTCGAAGGCTGAGGGCTTCATACCAGAGGGAAGGGGAAGCTCCACACTGTACTGAGAAAACCCCCGGGTGTTGCTAGCAGCTGGACCTCACAGCCGGTTCACGAAGTCCATTAGGGAAACACTAAAGGCGGGCATGTACATCGGAGCAGCAGGCAATGAATCAGACCCGACCCCAAAAGCAAAAAAGGGAAGGGCCTTCTCCAGTACCGGATACCACCACTCCGGCTTTTTCGGTGAACCCTCAGTGATCCCCATCAGTTGGTTCACGTCCTCGTCCTTGATGTTCTCCATCAAGGCCTGCATGTTCAGGGTAGCAATTTGTTCCGGGGCCACTCCCGCCATCTGCAACGCCTTTGTGGCGGACTGCTTTATTACATAGGCGAAGAGGGACCCGAAGCCCTCCAGATAGTCTGGAGTCTGCTTGAAGGCTGCCAAGGTGTCCTCCAACATTACCCCCAGGAAGTGCTGGCCTTGCGGAGATAAGAAATACTCCAGACGTTGATCCCGAGCCCCCAGGACGTAACCACGGTTCTGAGCTTCCACACAGGTTTTCCTCCAGCCACGCCGGGCCTCCTGGTAGTCCTCTTCATACCTCACTTTGAATCTGGCAAGGCTCTCATGACTTTCTTTAGTCACCCTCGCCAGTTCAGAGGCTAGGGAGTCTTTCTCCACCTCTGCCTGCGCTAGCTTGGCCTTCAGCTCGGCAACCTCCGCCTCAGTTTCGCTAAGACGCTCCACTACGCCGGCAACgtcatcatcacgcttggctATTTTCGCCTGCTCTTTTTCCCTCTCCTTCTCCAATGCATCATAATCGTTAACGCACTGGATAGCTGCCCAGATCCGGGAATTCATCTGCAGAGAAATAAAGCGGGTAATGTCAGAACAGGGAAATaattctcgccagagaaatgggtttCACCAGACAAATCAAGAGGTTagtaatttaatctttaaattaaAGTATAAAGTGcaaggtacctgaagagccaactggccGAGCTGGCTAGTCAGAACCTCTCATTTCAATTTCCCTGTCAACTCCTTGTCCTTGGGGTGAACGCGAGAAGACAGGGCCTCAACAAATTCCTGCCCCGACAGACGTGCAATAGGGCCAGGAAGAGCCACCGCCGACTCCTCGGCGGGAGAGGCCGAAACTTTTCCTTTGCCCTTTTGGGCAGCAGAAGAGAGAGCCCCCGagccaccagcagacttcttcgcGGGCTCCACAGACTTGCCGGCCTTCTTCAGGCCCTCTTGCTTTTCCTTCTCGCCCACGGAGATCAAAGAGCCCCTTTTCCTCTTTTTTATGAACCCGGGAGTGGGGATCTCTGGGACCGAGTCGGGAGAGGGGACTTCGTCAGTAATGTCCACAACAAGGACATCTTCTTCACCGGCACCGGATACCCCACCGGCGCCAGAACGTCTGCGCCTATGAATAAGGCCACCGACATCAACCTCTAGATCCTCCGGGCTGAATGTGCGCAGGACCTCCACGTTCTTCCCCTTACCAGGCCGAAAACCTTGGGGAGGGGTGTCCATCCCAGGAGTCTCTGTCACCGgatgagaggtggccacctcggGCCTGGTTGGTTGTTCTACAGGGCCTGTACGGGAGTCAGAGCCTCCCGAGCCACGTCCCCCGCTGCGAGTGGGAGAAGCGGCGGCAGCCAGATCGAGCCCGCACTTGGCCCTCCAAGCCATGTCtgcaaataaaaaattctatatcgttagaatcagggtaacaaaagtcaatatattttctaacacatattttttacctattgatgcCCTTGGATACAGGGGAAATAAGCCATTAGCTGCCAAAGCCGAATTGTTTTCGGTAAGGTATCTACAGGGTAGGGGCCGGCATCATTCATGGCATTGAGTCGGGCTATAACCCCTAGGTCAAACTCAGAGGGGGCACCCGAAGAAGCTGGCTTATAGGTGGTCCGAGGGctgtgccattccagctccaGAGCGCCATGATCGCGCCAGGAGCTAAtaagggtgcgcacataacagtattgaaataaaaaatctttGTCATATGAATTCAAGGAGGAAAGGAAGGTGGTGGGAAATTTCTTAAGGCCAGCAAAACTATACAAAGGGCTGCTTTGCATGCGGAGAGATTGGATTTGGAAAAATAATTTGGCGGTGTCTCCAACACCGTGGGCGCGGCATAGAATGTGGAAGGCGTATAGTCTCCGGATGGCAGAGGGGGTGATTTGGTAAAAAGGGATGCGGTAATGATTGCAAACCTCAACCAAGAGAGCAGGGGGAGGAAGCCTTAGGCCAGCATCTACCTGGGCTTTCTAGATGGCCGCTGTTTTAGGATCGCGCAATCTCTCTGGAGGCGTTGAGGCTTTGGAGAAGGCCATAAATTTCAGGTCTGCAGGACGACGACACTTGTCCCTCATCTTCTCCATCGCCGCGACACCAAGGCGGGATTCGGGAATAGGCTTAGGAAGTTGGGGTGCTTTCTTAGTCTTCTTTTTAGGATGGGAGGGACTTGGAGTAGCCTGAGAATCGTATGAGGCGGAGGGGGAATGAAGGTTTACGGGATCCTGGGGCTGGGAAGAGGAAGACGAAGAACCTTGGGGAGAGGGAGAAGGCGACCGCGAGGGTTGGGGAACGGAAGTGGAGGCCATTGCCGGAATTTTCAAaacctagggtttctaacacgctcaatcagagcaccaacaattaTGCAACTACTCTACAACTAATTACAGATACCAGGAAAGGGAGTACGCGATTTACCTAAGGTCGGGAGTTCTTTAAAGTCGACGGAAGGGACTGGAACGGTAGTGTCGCAGAAAAATTGCCGAAACAGTAAGAATGAAATCGCCAGAAAtagaatgaagaagatgaaggaaTGAAAATTCAAAACTGACTAAGTaacgtacgcgggcaactaccaccatacgggatgaacgacacgtggccCTAAAAAAGCAATCAAGGGTCGAGGATTTTTGCGGGGAGGCGAAAGGACGCGAAGGCTAAAAAAGTAACCTCAGGATACGGAAAAAACACTGTAGAAAGGGCAGTCATTTAATGCTGATGACGTCATCCGCGCGagcgaatcctctgactagttgcaccgtTCCAGAGcaaactagtcagaccagaggggggagtagcaaAAATCCTAAAGACAAATTTCAGCACTTCGATTAAAGGGATAAAACACGCCATCTCAGGAGAAGGAAATCCAACTTGGAAttacaattccaaagtcaaggggaaactgtttatctttgctttcttataatattagaactcttatgtcttcatgatttacagggatcaaggaaaacagcacagcaTTAGCTTGGACAatacttcgctggttgaacaagaagaatacccggttcaaccagactagaggggggagtagctgatgaggagtaatatatgaaGAGCAGAGGAATCTCTGTACCAGTggaatcacggggagcagcgaggTAGTTTTCATTCGAAGAATCGTACCCGTCGGAAgaatcatcctcgccagaggaagcgcacccgccagaggaaccatcctcgccagaggaatcatactcgccagaggaatcacactcgtcagaggaatcacactcgccagaggaatcatactcgccaaaGGAGTCTCGCTCATCAGAGGAgccacactcgccagaggagtctcgCTCATCAGAGGAtccaccttcgccagagaagccaCTTTCGCCAGAAGGAATCAGCAGAAGCACGGTGAAATCTCCCGCGTAAAGACGAATTTACTATCATACCCTcgaccacgcaagacgcatgctccATCGACGAAATTACTGTCTTACCCCCCATATGTAGTCTATAAATAAGCCATGAACTCGTGCTTTGTAACCTACGCTATCATTTACTCTCAATACAACAATAGTTTTCTCTCGTGTTCTAGCATTCCAATTCCGTCTTTGTTCTTCCTCGATCGATCAAACTAGGTATAGTCCACGTTTCCTCAATAATCTACCGAAAATTCTCTACCCATCTTTCTAAATCTCATCAGAGTTCATGCCTAAAATGatgatttttgtttttgtgttAGTTTTTGTGAACTGTTAAGCTTTAGTTTGGCCAACTGAACTCATCTTTGATTCGAGTATGAATAGATGAGTTTGAGGCCGCCGATCGTCATTGCCCCTGTTTGCTTACCACTGATTGTGTGTGATGGTTGATGGTTGCTATATTCTGAACTTTAAGTGCCTAAAATGATGCAGTGTTCCTAAACTTTCAATCATATTCATGTGAATTTAAGCTTACAAAATGAGCCATCTGTCTATACAAAAAAGGATTTCACTTTCAAGCACATTCATGTGCATTCTAGCTTACAAAAAGAGTCATCTGTCTATACAAAAAGGATTTCACTTTCAATCACATTCATGTGCATTTAAGCTTATAAAAAGAGTCACCTTGTCTTCATCCTAGGCTTGAATTGTTGTGTGGTGAGCCTCATTTCCAAAACCCAGCTGTAAATTGATGTCCTGCATGCTTTCTGCTTCCCCTGACTCTATCATGTGCATAATACACTGCTCGACAAGATCTTTGTCCACTTCCATTGTGAGAGGGAGGACATTCTGCCTTATTAGAGCATCTTTGCTCATATGGGGCAGTTTGTAAGCATTATGCCCCTTCATCTTCATTGTTTCTATCATGCAGCCTTGTAGTGATAAGAAAACCTTGTTCAATGCTATTGGACTGAGATCCATGAAGCTATTGCATACTGCATTAACTAACTGATCCACTGTAGTGCAAACTGTCTCCTCTTGAATGCTTTGAATTGCTCTAAACCACCCCAAGTCATTGACATTTGTGTCAGGTGAGTTGGGGGGTTGTTGAACAAGTCTAATATCAAAGCCATTCTGAGAGGCAGCTTGTGTGAACTCTATATCTGAATCACTTATATGTGGCTTTGCATTATCTTGTTGAATGTAGATCAACTTTGATGCACCTTGAGGCCATTTGTTCATGATAGCTGGAATAAGCTGAAAAAAGCAATAACTTGAATAAATGAAGGCTGCATTACACTTTGCATACTAATTCTATGACATAAAGTACATTTTGGCATTGCATACAAGTCCTTGTGTGTCTCCATACCTGGTTGATAAAACACTCTCTCATCACTGCTTGAGTGATTGACTGAATTGCTTTAGTCTCTGGTGTCCCTGCATTCTTATTCTTGCTTCTTCTCTGAGCTGGAATGACTTGTGTGAATGGGAAAATACCAATTTTCCCATCAAACAAAACATTGCCATTCTCATCAAAGAGTGGCCTGCAAACTGCACACAAAAACATCACCTTGGTGATGAATTTTTTACTCTTACAGCCCCTGTAAGGTTCAGGCTCCTCTTTTGTGAGGTAATATCGATTATTTTCCTTTGTCATGTAGAACCATTTCTCATCTACGTGCACTACATTATGCATTGTcttaaatttcagaatatttgcAATCCTATCATACTCTAAGGCTTCAAGAGAAAACCTTAACCTCAGTAGCTTATTAGGGGCAGTGAGATCAGGCTTTATGGCATTCGTATGCACTCTGATTAGGCCCAAATGAACCCAACGTCCCACTGTGCTCTTGCTAACTTGTATGCCAACTGCCAATTTTCTGATTGTGCCTCTTCTACATAGCTCTAGAGCTTGAATTTGTGATATGTCTATCTGGACTGTCTTCCTCAAACGTGGtgtgaatctttttttttttttatgtcaaATTGATAAGTTGACCTTattgtttttgtttctttgcttCAGCCCACAATCGAGCGACAGTTTGGCGCCGTAAGTTGAATTTGATGCCGGCTTCTTTCATTTTGCCGTACTTGGGGATGCCATCTTTCGAGTATTGAAGGAAAAACTGGACAACCATCATCTTCTTATCATCTTCAAGATCCCTCAAGTGCATTCTGCTGTGTTTCCTTTTAGTATGAAGCTTTTAGTTTAGAAGTGTAGAATGTTGTGTAGGAGGAAATGAATATTTATAGGAGTAATGGTTTGAAGTTGTAAAAATATGGCGCCTTTTTTTTTGGTGTAAACAGCCGCCAATTTTGGgttaaaatttaatgaattagccgcctttttaaaattttcagattGAATTCAGCCGCCAATTTAATGGTTTTCTTGTTTGATTCAGTCGCATATTTCAGCCGCATATTTCAATTTAATTCAGCCGAATATTTCAAttcacattttattttaattcacttaaatttaatgaaGAAGGTATAAATGAGATcaggaagaaaaaatgattaaggaaaaataagggaATACTTAAAAGCTTAATCTTTAGTGGACCACACTACTTATCTATCAAAAagcaagtttcttaatctctgtgccgaaagcaactgagcctattgggctgggacggagggagtatgtattattaatttatttattaatattaattaatatattaatggCGGTGttgccgtcgctaattagcaGCGGCAACTATTGCCGCCGGTGATTGTGCCGCCGCTAATTTCTATGCCCAAAGCCCTAGCCCAGCTGCATTCTCGCACCcaacaatctctctctctcgcgccGTCCAGCCACTGTCGCCCTACCGGTCGCCGTCGCCACCGTCGTCCGCCTGCCGTCCAAGTAAGCTCCCTTCTTCtagccttctctctctctctctgatcctctctctctctctctcatgcctttctcgatctctctcttatTTCAGCCCGCCAACGCCACCGCCACCGTTCTGCCGCcgaccaccaccgtacgctctctctctctctctctctcgccattttacttaatttataggatgattaattataaagcatgattaattttatgattaattagattaatttgttagattaattttaaatttatttaatattattttgttagattaaaataaATGTTGATTAGATTAATTTTGTTTTGGTACAACATTACATTTGGCATTTTCTTTTTACATCTATGTTttgttgaactatttatttcatgttttgaaACAAAATTGTATTTAACGTaagcaaatgaattcaaaattaatacattccaattaccaaattaaaatacttatataaactagattgataaaaaaaatatttattcaaaattaataaacaaatcttttttcgacataaaaataaggacgtaaataaataattttaaaatacattacaattatcaaattaaaatgcttatggtgtataaactagattgattaaaaaataataaaaaaataaattaataaataaatatttttccgacataaaaataaggacggaaacgaGACCGATCTGTAATTAACAACATCTCTTAGATATCATCTCCACATATTCTAaagttatgaatatatgatattgtatatagcctttaaatgaattaataggtactagatatatcaataatacgggTGTtatgtactggtgaccactcgaaaataACTTCAAGGTTTTAAGCGTGTTTGACTCAGAGCACAAGtcagatgggtgaccgactggaaagttcgtctaacttatccaatactgtataaatacgaaaataaattgtggatatacaataaaataaataaataaataaaatcaataaataaaataaaaataaaaataaaaacaattaccGGAGGCAAccgccgtcgctaattagcggcaACGACATGCCGCCGGCAATACCTAGGTCACCATCCGGCGAGTACGCCACCGCCGTCCGGGCAAAATTACCAACGGCGGTGGCGCTGTCGGTAATTAGCGGACGGTAGTTTCCGACAGTAATACCTCGGGCGGTCCGGCAAATATGCGCCACCGCCGTCCTCCGAGATTTACCGACGGCGGTggtgccgccgctaattagcggtgGCCGATGCCTccggtaattttccggcaagTCCGCCGTTCAACGACGACAATTGGCGGCGGCGTCACCGCCGTTAATTACCGGCGGCTTCCTGTTTCCGCCCGTAATCGACTTAGCGACAAGGTTTTTGCTGTTGGGTTCACCGTTGGTAATGAGATTACCGGCCGCCGTGTTCCAATTATCGAtagcatttgccgtcggtaattgcgtgtttttttgtagtgacccAACCACAACTGATAATGTTCATGTTAGTTTGCCTAATGGTAGCAATGCTAAAGTCACTTGCATTGGTACTATTATCATCTCCTTATCTCTTCAGTTTAAGTCTGTATTgtgtgtttctttttttttcctacaATCTGATCTCAGTTAATTCTCTTACTACATCATCCAACTG harbors:
- the LOC131008074 gene encoding uncharacterized protein LOC131008074 → MHNVVHVDEKWFYMTKENNRYYLTKEEPEPYRGCKSKKFITKVMFLCAVCRPLFDENGNVLFDGKIGIFPFTQVIPAQRRSKNKNAGTPETKAIQSITQAVMRECFINQLIPAIMNKWPQGASKLIYIQQDNAKPHISDSDIEFTQAASQNGFDIRLVQQPPNSPDTNVNDLGWFRAIQSIQEETVCTTVDQLVNAVCNSFMDLSPIALNKVFLSLQGCMIETMKMKGHNAYKLPHMSKDALIRQNVLPLTMEVDKDLVEQCIMHMIESGEAESMQDINLQLGFGNEAHHTTIQA